In Rhodopirellula sp. P2, the DNA window ATTGTTTGCGATCGATGGAGAAAACCTGGTGACCGCCGCGACGTTTGACTTTGAATCTCAATCGTCGTATTCCGTTCGCATTCAAAGCACCGATGCCGTCGGAGCAACGATCGGCCAATCCTTCCTGATCACCGTCACCGATGTCAACGAAGCCCCCACCGGGTTGAGCTTGGCGTTCCCTGCGATTGCCAGCGGTCAAGCCAGTGGATTCCTTGTTGGAGATTTGGGGGCGGTCGATCCAGACGCCGGCGACACCTTCACCTTCGAATTTGTTTCGGGCGATGGCGACCTCGACAATGACAAATTCACGCTGGTCGATGGGGCATTGCGAACCGCGGAAGCAACCGATGATGCCATCCAAGCTCTCTACTCGATTCGCGTTCGCGTGACCGATTCCGGTGGACTCACCTTTGAGGACACAGCAGACTTGATTGTCTCCGAAGAAAACGTCGCACCGACGGGCATCCTGCTGGACAACAGCACCGTGGCCGATGGTTCGTTGAGCGGCACGACGGTCGGAAACTTGTCTGCCACCGACGCCAACGACTTCGACGAACACACGTTCGAATTGGTCGCCGGAACCGGTGGCACTGACAACGCATCGTTCACCATCGTTGACGGTGTATTGCAAACCAACTTCGACGCCGACGAATCAGCTCAATCCAGCTATAGCATTCGCGTCTTGTCAACTGACCGCTACGGATTGGCCGTCGAAGAAGTGCTCACGATCACCATTGAGACCACTGTGTGATCGGTGTCGTCCGAGCTCACCCAAGTTTGGCAGCGTCCAGACTTGGGTGGGCGGACGATGAATTCAGACGCGACTGCAACGAGTGCCATCTCGCTCACCGCAGTGCTTTCGCACGCACGGAAGCGTCGCATCAGAACTGAAACGCAGCCCCGATGTTCAATCCGTGAGCGATGAAGCTGCTCGTCGTCAGTTCGTAGGCCGGTTGGTTGCTACCTGTCGGTGCTTCCGGTGGGAACTGCGAGACATTGCGATCGATCGCGTCGTCCACTCGGACAGCATCGGACCAGACCATCAGGCTGTATCCAATCGTCAACTTCATGTCGCGATGCACTTGAGTTGTCAGGTTCAATCCAATTTCCGGAAGGGCCATGAACGACGAATCGTCATAGGTTCCGATGTTGGTTGACTGAGCCAGCAAACCGCCCGCGAAAGTGGCGGAACCTCCGGCCGGAACGGTGTTGGTCGTTTGACCGGCGATCGTGGTTTCGGCTTGGTTGACTCCAAACGCGATCTTGGCGTGAGCGTCCCAGGACGTCGCGCCGACACAACGTTGAAACTGGAGACCAATCTGAGCCCCATGGAATTGGTTGTCCGCTTCGAACTGATCCCACAGATCCACGGTGGTGCCTGAGATGATCGGGCCTTGAGCTGCCGTGTACACCGACGATTGATCGACCCGCAGCATTTCGTTGAGGCTGCCGTATCGATAGCCCAGCAAGAAATCCACGCGTTGGCCTCGCATGGAAGACAACACATGGCGGCGATTGAACTCAAACGACGCCAACTCGCTTTCCGCCTGGACGTTGACGGAGCCTGTCAGGAAATCAGGGTGAGCGATCAACATCGATGACTCGGCCCCCGCTTCGGTGTCAAACACGGGACGAGCCAACAACCCTCGATTGCTTTGATAGCTCTCTTCATCTTGGAAGATCCCCATGCCGCTCAGTTCAAAACCGTTGCCACAATGATCGTCGCTCCATCCCAGCGTCACACGCAAACCCGACCGCATCGAATCGAGCACGTTGCTGCTTCCAAACAACGTCGTTGTTCCGGATTGTCCCAGCACGCCCGTGTCCTCCGGGTCGGTGCCAGCTGGACTGGTTGTTACCAACGGCGGCAAATCCATTCCATCGAGCGACCACAAAAGGTACTCCGCACGGACCCAAAATCGGCGTGCCGACCGACGGGTGAGACATTGATCGCAACCACCACATCCGTCGCACGAAGCGATGCCGTGAAAAGGTTCTTCGTCAACCTCGTACTCGGGTGAATCAAAGTACTCGGGTGAATCAAACGAAACGCCTTCCACCACCGAGTCCACCGGAAGATTCTCGGAGAGAAGATCACCGGATACTGTATCGGTGCTTTTGCCGTTGATTGACTGGGGATACCAAGTCATCTTTTCCGTGGATTTTTCAGCTTTCGCCCGACTCGTTGTCCCACTGGGACCTTGAGCCGAGACGCTCTGCGGCGCCAGCATGCACCCCAGAATCGCGAACCACGGTAGGAGTCGGACAATATTCATGAATGAGTGGGACGCCGGGGAACGCCCGTCGTCGTTCAAGTTCAGAGACTCTGATTCGAAACAGCAGCGAGTCGTGAAGGCCGGATCCGCCTCTACGGTTCATCTCGTCGAATGAGCGGAGCGACCGTGCGTGCGCACCCTGTGCACGACAACACTGCAACCATGCTGTACTACACACCAGCGAGCATCGCCAACAAGAGAGTCTGGTGAAATTTCGGCCGGAATCCGAGCAACCGGCCCTCACTTTGAGTTTCCCAGCCAGGACGATCGATTACCTCCCGAGATCATCCTTGGACATCCCCTCGTCCCCTTTCGAATACAATCGCGTCGTCCCTCCCGCCAATGAGTGTCTCGGACCGAAACCGATCTGTTGCTTCGCCAATCCGTCTCTTGGCCTCTCCTCCCCGCCTGCACGTGCTCCATGATCTCGATCCCCCACCCGCTGCGTCTCCGAAAACAGCTGATCGCACTGCTGGCTGTCTGCTTGGCCTTGCAGGCCACTGAATTCGTGCAATCCCAAGACACGAGACAGGCCGATCTCGTCGTCGCTGATTTCGAAGGTGACTCGTACGGCGACTGGATCACTGAAGGCGATGCATTCGGAACGGGCCCCGCCAAGGGAACCTTGCCGGGGCAGATGCAGGTGAGCGGGTACGCTGGCTCCGGATTGGTGAACTCGTTCCAAGGAGGCGACCGGACAACCGGCACTCTGACGTCACCACCGTTCGAAGTGGAACGCGATTACCTCACCTTTCTGATCGGGGGTGGTGGGCACGCCAATCAGACCTGCATGAACCTCCTGGTTGACGGACAAGTGATTCAGACAATCACCGGTGAAAACACCAATTCAGGTGGCAGCGAAGCTCTCGCACCCGCGTTTTGGAACCTCAGCGAGCTTGCTGGCCAGACCGTCCAAATCCAGATCGTTGATCGAGCAACTGGTGGCTGGGGACACATCAACGTGGACCACCTCGTTCAAACGAATATCAAACCCAACCTGCCCGAATGGGACCGCCGCGAGAAAGAGTTCGTCGTCACGGACACCTACTTGGTCATCCCCATCGAAAACGCGGGACGTGGCAAAGGGCAAATCCATCTCTTCGCAAACGACAAGGAAGTCCGTCGATATGATTTGACGATCGCCACGTCCGCAGAAACAACGGACTGGTACGCGTACTTCACCATCGACGCTTACCAAGGCCAGAACGCTCGCGTCGTCGCGACCCAGGTGACCGACGCGGGATTCGCGGCGGTTCGTCAGTCGAACCATGTCCCCGGAGAAGAGAAGTTCTACCAAGAACCACACCGACCGCAGTTTCACTTCACCCAAAAGGTGGGCTGGATCAACGACCCCAATGGCATGGTCTATCACGACGGAACGTGGCACTTCTTTTTCCAACACAACCCGGTGGCCTTGCCCTGGGGCAACATGACCTGGGGGCATGCAACCAGCCAAGACCTGCTGCACTGGGAACAACAACCCAACAAGCTGTTTCCCAAAACGATGGCCACCGGCAGTTGCTTTTCAGGCGGAGCCACCGTGGACAAACACAACACCAGCGGATGGGGCGAAAACACACTGGTTGCGTTTCTCACGGACACCGGGGCCGGCGAAGCGGTGACGTACAGCAACGACGGCGGCAAAACGTTTCAGTGGTACGAAGGCAACCCAATCGTCAAGCACCAAGGCCGCGATCCGAAAGTCATCTGGTACCCCTACGCTGACGCCGACACCCCGCTGAATGACGCGGCGAAACAACTTGGCGGTCACTGGGTGATGGTCGTTTACGACGAACACCCTCAACACGGAAAAAACGCTGCTTTTCACACCTCCATCAACCTCAAAGATTGGACGCTGGAAAGTCATCTTCCCGGCTACTTTGAGTGCACCGAGTTGTTTGAACTCCCCATCGATGGCGAACAGTCCAACTCGCGCTGGGTCGTGTTTGCTGCCGATGCCAAGTACGCCATCGGCTCATTTGATGGCAAAGTCTTCACGCCCGAACACGAGGGCAAACACCAAGTCCACTGGGGCGACTACTACGCCTCCCAAACCTTCGACAACGCGCCCGATGGACGAAGGATTCAAATGGGCTGGCTGCGAATCAACGCACCGGGGCCCTACAACCAACACTTCAGCTTCCCTCACGAACTGTCACTGCGAACCACCGACGACGGCGTTCGCATGTTTGCTCAACCGATCGCTGAAATCGAAGCGTTGAGGTCCAATCGCCATCAGCTTCCGGCCCAAGACTTGATTGCCGACGAAGCCATTTCGCTGGCCGTCGGGTCCGACCTGCTCGACGTTCAGTTCACGATCGAGCTTGGAACCGCCTCTTCGCTGGAATTGACCGTGGCGGGCCGAACCATCGGGTACGACGCGAAGACCCAAAATCTGAACGAAACGCCGCTGAAGCCGGTCGATGGCAAGATCAGTGTGCGAGTCCTCGCCGATCGATCGCTGACAGAAATCATCGGCAACGAAGGCCGCGTCTTCATCAGCGGTCCCGGCCCGGCACAACAAAACGCCACCCCCATCACGGTCACCGCTCGCGGTGGAACGGCCAAGCTCCTCACGTTGGAAGCCCACGAATTGCGATCCATCTGGAGCGACGCCGCAGGCTCCCGTTGATCGCGATCGAGCATCCGCCCGCGACAATCGCCGTCAGCGACGTTCCAACCAACCCGCTTTCGCGTTGGGCCCATAAAAAAAGACCTCGCAAAACAAAATGCTTTGCGAGGTCTTTCATAGCAGCGGAGGACACGGGACTCGAACCCGCAATCCATTACTGGACAACTGATTTCGAATCAGCCTGCTAGCCATTCGCTTATCCTCCGGGCTTGAACGTCATTCTGACAAAAGCCGTCATCCCGTCAAGTCATCGTGAGGCGCGACTTGGACGTTGAACTCAAATTGTTGCTGTCCCGGCAGTTGTTGCCGGATCTTCGCCATCAATGTGCTCTCTCGAGAGAGACGATCCTCGATTTCGGCGGCTCGGGGGTGGTCCGATGCCACTCGCATTTCATCTCCGGACAACTGCAGATTCACTTCGGATCCGGGTGCCAATCCCATGTCTCGCAGGAATTTCCCCAGAGTTTCGCGGATCGCTTGCAGACCGCCTTCGGACTCATTCGCTGCCGAACCGCCTTCACTTGCGGTGGCGGCGAAAATGTCCGCAAACGAATCCCCGGATTCCTTGGAATCACGGAGATTCTCGACCACGTCCCCCGCTGATTCGATCCACTGCGAGGCAACCTGCCCGGTTGCTTGGACGGCGCGGATCGCCAACCCCGAATAGATCGGCAGCGACATCAGCGGCAGCAAAAGGGATCGGTGAGCCATCGAAGCCAGTCTTTCAAGCGAGAGGATGCGGAGACGTCACTCAGTGTTTGTGCTGAGTCTCGAAGCCGTATTCCTTCAACCAGCTTTCCCACTTGTGGGCTTCTTCGTGCGTTTTCAGTTGCAACGTCTTCCATTCCACACAGCGGTACTTCAGATCGTCGTGACCGTTGTGGGCGTGACGCTGAGTCTCGCATTTCAGGGTCTTCAGAGTTTTTTCGATCGTGTCAGCCGCTTTTTTATCGTGAATGTGCTTGGCTTTCCATTCTTTGCAGCGATAGTTCACGGTTTCGGCAGCCGAAACTTCTGCGGCGGACGGAGTGGCCAGCGAAAAACCAGCGACCATCAATGACAACAAAACCAGACGAAACATGGGGTGGGAATCCTGGGTAGGGAACACAAGGAGGGAAGTTCACAATGTGTTGATTACCCCACAATCCGTCCTCAGGTCAAGCCAAACTCGTGGCCAGGACATCTCCCCTGCCTGCCAGCTGGCGGCCGAGGTGAGATTGAAATGCCAGGACTGTCCCAGGACGTGGTTGACTCAACCGCAGCGAGCGGTTGGCGTCACTGTC includes these proteins:
- a CDS encoding glycoside hydrolase family 32 protein, which codes for MISIPHPLRLRKQLIALLAVCLALQATEFVQSQDTRQADLVVADFEGDSYGDWITEGDAFGTGPAKGTLPGQMQVSGYAGSGLVNSFQGGDRTTGTLTSPPFEVERDYLTFLIGGGGHANQTCMNLLVDGQVIQTITGENTNSGGSEALAPAFWNLSELAGQTVQIQIVDRATGGWGHINVDHLVQTNIKPNLPEWDRREKEFVVTDTYLVIPIENAGRGKGQIHLFANDKEVRRYDLTIATSAETTDWYAYFTIDAYQGQNARVVATQVTDAGFAAVRQSNHVPGEEKFYQEPHRPQFHFTQKVGWINDPNGMVYHDGTWHFFFQHNPVALPWGNMTWGHATSQDLLHWEQQPNKLFPKTMATGSCFSGGATVDKHNTSGWGENTLVAFLTDTGAGEAVTYSNDGGKTFQWYEGNPIVKHQGRDPKVIWYPYADADTPLNDAAKQLGGHWVMVVYDEHPQHGKNAAFHTSINLKDWTLESHLPGYFECTELFELPIDGEQSNSRWVVFAADAKYAIGSFDGKVFTPEHEGKHQVHWGDYYASQTFDNAPDGRRIQMGWLRINAPGPYNQHFSFPHELSLRTTDDGVRMFAQPIAEIEALRSNRHQLPAQDLIADEAISLAVGSDLLDVQFTIELGTASSLELTVAGRTIGYDAKTQNLNETPLKPVDGKISVRVLADRSLTEIIGNEGRVFISGPGPAQQNATPITVTARGGTAKLLTLEAHELRSIWSDAAGSR
- a CDS encoding BBP7 family outer membrane beta-barrel protein, with the translated sequence MTWYPQSINGKSTDTVSGDLLSENLPVDSVVEGVSFDSPEYFDSPEYEVDEEPFHGIASCDGCGGCDQCLTRRSARRFWVRAEYLLWSLDGMDLPPLVTTSPAGTDPEDTGVLGQSGTTTLFGSSNVLDSMRSGLRVTLGWSDDHCGNGFELSGMGIFQDEESYQSNRGLLARPVFDTEAGAESSMLIAHPDFLTGSVNVQAESELASFEFNRRHVLSSMRGQRVDFLLGYRYGSLNEMLRVDQSSVYTAAQGPIISGTTVDLWDQFEADNQFHGAQIGLQFQRCVGATSWDAHAKIAFGVNQAETTIAGQTTNTVPAGGSATFAGGLLAQSTNIGTYDDSSFMALPEIGLNLTTQVHRDMKLTIGYSLMVWSDAVRVDDAIDRNVSQFPPEAPTGSNQPAYELTTSSFIAHGLNIGAAFQF